A region of Subdoligranulum variabile DNA encodes the following proteins:
- a CDS encoding ImmA/IrrE family metallo-endopeptidase, which translates to MKIARELGIHLHFLDNLNDLLGMYTYRHKERHILLNSNMEFLIMQMVCGHEIGHDTFHRDLAKGNEPLPEFVLFDMRTKHEYEANAFASHLIIDDDELIDLMKQDYDVVQLSAAMGTNINLMLIKLNELNRMGWQLNLPYVPHSDFLKNVRPEG; encoded by the coding sequence TTGAAGATTGCCCGTGAGCTGGGCATTCATCTCCATTTTCTTGACAATCTGAACGATCTGCTCGGAATGTACACCTACCGCCATAAAGAGCGGCATATTCTTCTGAACTCCAACATGGAGTTTCTGATCATGCAAATGGTTTGCGGTCACGAGATCGGGCATGATACCTTTCACCGTGATCTTGCCAAAGGAAACGAACCGCTCCCGGAGTTCGTGCTGTTCGATATGCGCACAAAACACGAATATGAGGCGAATGCGTTTGCCTCACACCTGATCATTGACGATGATGAGCTGATTGACCTGATGAAGCAGGACTACGATGTGGTGCAGCTCTCGGCTGCAATGGGAACAAACATCAACCTGATGCTGATCAAGCTCAACGAACTGAACCGCATGGGCTGGCAGCTCAACTTGCCTTATGTACCGCACTCTGACTTCCTGAAAAATGTCAGACCGGAGGGGTGA
- a CDS encoding helix-turn-helix domain-containing protein: MTFGEKFKAEREKRKLTQQEVADALGINRRMITRYENGISFPRTKDAYRKIAEYFKVDVNYLLTEDEEFVVQASEQYGSRGMKQAKDLIEGMSGLFAGGTLSEQDKDAVMKALQDIYWESKARNVEKYTPKKYKKTGTDAEE; encoded by the coding sequence ATGACGTTTGGAGAGAAATTCAAGGCTGAACGGGAGAAGCGGAAGCTGACCCAGCAGGAAGTAGCCGATGCACTGGGGATCAACAGGCGTATGATTACCCGGTACGAGAACGGCATTTCCTTTCCCCGTACCAAGGACGCTTACAGAAAAATCGCGGAATACTTCAAGGTGGATGTGAACTATCTGCTGACCGAGGACGAAGAGTTTGTGGTTCAGGCATCCGAGCAGTACGGCTCCCGTGGCATGAAACAGGCAAAGGACCTAATTGAAGGGATGTCCGGCTTGTTTGCGGGCGGTACGCTGTCTGAGCAGGACAAGGATGCGGTGATGAAGGCGTTGCAGGATATATATTGGGAATCCAAAGCCCGGAATGTTGAGAAATACACGCCGAAGAAATACAAGAAGACCGGTACGGACGCAGAGGAATAA
- a CDS encoding ImmA/IrrE family metallo-endopeptidase, producing the protein MILSQRQLEEIAASTTKDFNRFFFGDEADKPDRSALPTPIDQFAKNYLGLRVSFARLSPDGSICGVTAYADTEYKITELGITRTLALKRNQVILDESFIRSGNVQRLCAKRRFTLAHECAHQILFQLESEEVKASCEMKYSARTAYTPRELKTREDWNEWQANVLGAAILLPQKEVDLAMRRFAETSLINYEGRYSYGDHLTLRLFCRLFGVSKTTASIRLRQLGYMVDRPFSEYVDPLEVW; encoded by the coding sequence ATGATTTTATCCCAGCGCCAACTTGAAGAAATTGCAGCCTCAACAACGAAGGACTTCAACCGGTTCTTTTTCGGGGATGAGGCTGACAAGCCCGACCGATCAGCTTTGCCAACACCCATTGATCAGTTTGCAAAGAACTATCTCGGTCTTCGCGTATCATTCGCCCGTCTCTCGCCGGACGGAAGCATCTGCGGTGTCACTGCCTATGCCGACACTGAGTACAAGATCACGGAACTTGGTATTACGCGCACACTGGCTTTGAAGCGTAATCAGGTCATCTTGGACGAGAGCTTCATTCGATCCGGAAACGTGCAGCGGCTCTGCGCCAAGCGCAGATTTACCCTTGCCCACGAGTGCGCCCATCAGATTCTCTTCCAACTGGAATCGGAAGAGGTAAAGGCGTCCTGCGAAATGAAATATTCCGCACGGACAGCCTATACGCCGCGAGAGCTGAAAACCCGCGAGGACTGGAACGAGTGGCAAGCAAATGTCTTGGGCGCGGCGATCCTGCTTCCTCAAAAAGAGGTTGACCTGGCAATGCGTCGGTTTGCAGAAACGTCGCTGATCAATTACGAGGGGAGGTATTCGTATGGTGATCACTTAACGCTGCGCCTTTTCTGCCGGTTGTTCGGTGTCTCCAAGACAACGGCGTCTATCCGCCTTCGTCAGCTCGGCTACATGGTAGATCGTCCATTCAGTGAGTATGTTGACCCATTGGAGGTGTGGTAA
- a CDS encoding DUF6870 family protein, with translation MMGIEAMKNVSPKTVDRSTLVQRSSIRLDPAAPREDRLREFIKQIRNPYCYLDGKTVVKISFTETDTTMEDCLEHYLRGL, from the coding sequence ATGATGGGCATTGAAGCAATGAAAAATGTCAGCCCGAAAACGGTTGACCGAAGCACACTCGTTCAGAGAAGCAGCATCCGGCTTGATCCTGCGGCACCGCGAGAGGACAGGCTGAGGGAGTTCATTAAGCAGATCAGAAATCCCTATTGTTATCTGGACGGAAAAACTGTGGTGAAGATCAGCTTCACCGAGACGGATACGACAATGGAAGATTGTCTGGAACACTATCTGAGAGGTCTTTGA
- a CDS encoding recombinase family protein, which translates to MPDKVYRTAIYCRLSREDGDKVESNSIASQRAICEDYIARHEDLELVCEPFVDDGYSGVSFNRPQFKKLEEAIRKGALDCIVVKDLSRFSRNYIDGGRYIEKIFPQLGIRFIAINDAYDSLTGDPQSDSFVIPFKNLINDSYCKDISMKIRSSLEVKQKSGEFVGSFAPYGYMKSPENKNQLIVDEAVSEYVQMIFSMYKDGFSIGRIAKRLNQMGVLSPMEYKHSVGVKFDTVFKTGDTAKWTYKAVQRILTNEVYIGVLAQGKRGTPNYKVRVVKSKDESEWVKVENAHEALVSYEDFMAVKVMMQRDMRCSPDQDEAHLFSGFLFCGDCQQPMIRKTVPSKTKKYIYYVCSTNKHSRTCSPHSIAAKEVEEKVFRAIHDQIELVINLEHALAMIERLPSQSRKAFNYEAQITKIEEEIERYQKLKLGLYENFIGGVIDKSEYFEFRNSYTKIIEGKQDALLRVKKEMKQTVTTGTTERNWVTLFKQYENVEELNRRVLMSLVDRILIHENHAIEIVFKYRDEYQQTLEYILGYADELDIAV; encoded by the coding sequence ATGCCAGACAAGGTTTACCGCACGGCGATCTACTGCCGTCTGTCCCGTGAGGATGGAGACAAAGTAGAAAGCAACTCCATCGCCAGCCAGAGAGCCATCTGCGAGGACTACATCGCAAGGCATGAGGATTTGGAGCTGGTCTGTGAGCCGTTTGTGGATGACGGTTACAGCGGCGTTTCCTTCAATCGTCCTCAGTTCAAAAAGCTGGAAGAGGCAATCCGCAAGGGTGCGCTTGACTGCATTGTGGTCAAGGATCTCAGCCGCTTCTCAAGAAACTACATCGACGGCGGGCGCTACATTGAAAAGATTTTCCCGCAGCTCGGCATTCGCTTCATTGCAATCAATGATGCGTATGACAGTCTGACCGGTGATCCGCAGTCCGACTCCTTTGTTATCCCGTTCAAAAACCTGATTAACGATTCTTACTGCAAGGACATCTCCATGAAAATCCGAAGCAGTCTGGAAGTCAAGCAGAAGAGCGGTGAGTTCGTCGGCTCGTTCGCGCCTTACGGCTACATGAAATCGCCGGAGAACAAAAATCAGCTCATCGTGGATGAAGCGGTCAGCGAATATGTGCAGATGATCTTTTCCATGTACAAGGACGGCTTCTCCATCGGACGTATTGCAAAGCGTCTGAACCAGATGGGCGTCCTGTCCCCAATGGAATACAAGCATTCCGTCGGCGTAAAGTTCGATACCGTCTTCAAAACCGGCGATACCGCAAAATGGACATACAAAGCCGTCCAGCGTATTCTCACCAACGAGGTTTATATCGGCGTTCTGGCTCAGGGCAAGCGAGGCACTCCCAACTACAAAGTCCGCGTCGTGAAAAGCAAGGATGAATCCGAGTGGGTCAAGGTTGAAAACGCGCATGAAGCTCTTGTGTCCTACGAGGACTTCATGGCAGTCAAGGTCATGATGCAGCGGGATATGCGCTGCTCACCCGATCAGGATGAAGCACACCTGTTTTCCGGTTTCCTGTTCTGCGGAGACTGCCAGCAGCCAATGATCCGCAAGACTGTCCCGTCGAAGACGAAAAAGTATATCTACTACGTCTGCTCCACCAATAAGCACAGCCGGACGTGCAGCCCGCACAGCATCGCCGCAAAAGAGGTTGAGGAAAAGGTCTTCCGTGCCATCCATGATCAGATCGAGCTTGTCATCAATCTGGAACACGCGCTTGCGATGATAGAACGGCTTCCGTCTCAGAGCCGTAAGGCTTTCAATTACGAAGCTCAGATCACCAAAATCGAGGAAGAGATTGAACGGTACCAAAAGCTCAAGCTGGGGCTTTACGAAAACTTCATCGGCGGCGTCATTGATAAATCGGAATACTTCGAGTTCCGCAACAGCTACACCAAAATCATTGAGGGCAAGCAGGACGCGCTTCTGCGGGTTAAAAAAGAAATGAAGCAGACGGTGACAACCGGTACGACTGAACGAAACTGGGTGACGCTTTTCAAGCAGTATGAAAACGTCGAAGAGCTGAACCGCCGTGTGCTGATGTCGTTGGTTGACCGCATCCTGATTCACGAAAACCATGCAATCGAAATCGTCTTCAAATATAGGGACGAATACCAGCAGACGCTTGAATACATTCTCGGCTATGCCGACGAACTGGATATTGCCGTATAA
- a CDS encoding recombinase family protein codes for MARKSRKQIAVEEPVIEPVSSEVFSTAIYARLSVENSGKSEKVDVIANQIEICKSYIAERPYLNLIDTYVDNGRTGTVFDRPEFNRLMNDIRTGRIKCLVVRDLSRFGRDYIEAGTYLERVFPQIGLRFIAIKENYDNFDTDGSGESLIIPLQNMINTLYSKDISRKVSTALKAQMESGEFKKRNLPYGYRWDEEHSNMVFDEETAPIVQKIFQWKIEGLSLPAIADRLDAMNAPNPEFQKYQVGVRTGNATAKKIWNKSSLTTILDNPHYVGDTVLGRTLNAIYKGVKNQHIDREEWIVFPNTHEAIISREDFQKVQELRDAAARTRIEKMERTEKIRATLINLFEDKIVCADCGRKLYFHRKRVDKRKDGAWYAFYECSSSVKRGNLCTPHYTRQDKLEADVLAAIQLQVKAALNYDKLFAKLRNSEGERSIRDQQNALITSLNLKLSGISKKRTRLYEDFTEGILDEEEYAFAKKAYDEQYADLSRRLDEAVQRKVKFAEAMSEDNKWLTLMKSVSGATMLSQELIDESVELVKVYEDGSIELVMKYGDIYALTVQSIKEVQEAM; via the coding sequence ATGGCAAGAAAAAGCAGAAAACAAATTGCAGTCGAAGAGCCGGTTATCGAACCTGTTTCTTCCGAGGTCTTCTCAACAGCCATCTATGCCCGTCTTTCCGTTGAAAACAGCGGCAAGTCCGAAAAGGTGGATGTCATCGCAAATCAGATTGAGATTTGCAAGTCCTACATTGCAGAGCGTCCCTACCTGAATCTGATAGATACCTATGTGGACAACGGACGAACAGGAACGGTTTTTGATAGACCGGAGTTCAACCGGCTGATGAACGACATCCGCACCGGCAGGATCAAGTGCCTTGTAGTTCGTGATCTCAGCCGGTTCGGGCGTGACTACATCGAGGCTGGAACCTATCTGGAACGGGTTTTTCCGCAGATCGGGCTTCGGTTTATCGCTATCAAAGAGAACTACGACAACTTTGATACGGACGGCTCCGGCGAAAGCCTCATCATCCCTCTGCAAAACATGATCAACACCCTTTACTCGAAGGACATCTCCCGCAAGGTTTCTACTGCGCTCAAAGCACAGATGGAAAGTGGAGAGTTCAAGAAGCGCAATCTCCCGTATGGTTATCGCTGGGATGAAGAACACAGCAATATGGTTTTCGATGAAGAAACCGCACCGATTGTCCAGAAGATTTTCCAATGGAAAATTGAAGGATTGTCCCTTCCTGCGATTGCAGACCGGCTTGATGCAATGAACGCGCCCAATCCGGAGTTTCAGAAGTATCAGGTCGGCGTCCGCACAGGCAATGCTACGGCAAAGAAGATTTGGAACAAGTCTTCACTCACTACCATTCTGGATAATCCCCATTACGTCGGAGATACCGTTCTCGGACGGACGCTGAACGCCATCTACAAGGGCGTCAAGAATCAGCATATCGACCGCGAGGAATGGATTGTTTTTCCCAATACTCACGAGGCGATTATTTCCCGTGAGGACTTCCAAAAGGTACAAGAGCTGCGCGACGCTGCTGCAAGGACAAGGATTGAGAAGATGGAGCGCACGGAGAAAATCCGTGCTACACTGATCAATCTCTTTGAAGACAAAATCGTCTGCGCAGACTGCGGCAGGAAGCTCTATTTCCATCGCAAGCGCGTTGACAAGCGCAAGGACGGCGCATGGTACGCCTTCTATGAGTGCAGCTCATCCGTCAAGCGCGGCAATCTCTGTACGCCGCACTATACGCGGCAGGACAAACTCGAAGCCGATGTGCTTGCGGCGATCCAGCTTCAAGTCAAGGCGGCTCTCAATTACGATAAGCTGTTTGCCAAGCTGAGAAACAGCGAAGGCGAACGCAGCATCCGCGATCAGCAGAATGCGCTCATTACAAGCCTGAATCTGAAACTCAGCGGTATTTCCAAGAAGCGTACCCGTCTCTATGAGGACTTCACGGAAGGCATTCTCGATGAAGAGGAATACGCCTTTGCCAAGAAAGCCTACGATGAGCAGTATGCCGACCTTTCCCGGCGGTTGGATGAAGCGGTTCAGCGGAAGGTAAAGTTTGCCGAGGCAATGTCCGAGGATAACAAGTGGCTCACGCTGATGAAATCCGTCAGCGGTGCAACGATGCTCTCTCAGGAGCTGATTGACGAGTCCGTAGAGCTTGTGAAAGTCTATGAGGACGGCTCAATCGAGCTGGTCATGAAATACGGCGATATTTACGCTCTGACCGTTCAGAGTATCAAGGAAGTACAGGAGGCGATGTAA
- a CDS encoding recombinase family protein yields MSKEYNIGIYIRLSMADEDTGYGSKAESDSIGNQRMLINRFLDNHLELSHCQRSEFADDGYTGTNFHRPQFTQMMEKVKRGEINLICVKDFSRFSRDYIETGNYLECTFPFMGVRFISINDGYDSDDYKGTTGGLEVVMRSIIYAAYSKDLSVKTTSAKIQMMKQGKYVGGYAPYGYVLHPTIRNKLAVDPEAADVIRRIFREALEGSNTSQIARSLNDDGIPTPGQYFKSKHPDKKKFSNMSEKISWETVMVYNILKNLVYTGTLVSRKMKSCGVGSKKRVVNEPIIVEGTHEAIISKEDFELAQKVIRGGGRNPTRKQHDYPLKGLVRCGNCKRAMTRRKNKAGIRYFQCIHSVNNGNTDCPVGRSFPEMDIEKVVFHALTQFLALAQKEAIQNREVGDLRKSAIKECADKIRTLQKQNEQHKASKLRLYEKYAAGSITKEAYIQQKAAADVKIAENDGVIQRSHERMKELDSETACSDEKLDAVCEQYADCKALTYELTHAFISAVYIYDLDNIEIVWKFKDFLTTSEGEAK; encoded by the coding sequence ATGAGCAAGGAATACAACATTGGCATCTACATCCGCCTCTCAATGGCTGATGAAGATACCGGCTATGGCAGCAAGGCGGAAAGTGACAGCATCGGCAACCAGCGTATGCTCATCAATCGCTTTCTCGACAATCATTTGGAGTTGTCTCACTGTCAGCGGTCTGAGTTTGCGGATGACGGTTATACCGGCACGAACTTTCACCGTCCTCAGTTCACGCAGATGATGGAGAAGGTCAAGCGCGGCGAGATTAACCTGATCTGCGTCAAAGACTTTTCCCGCTTTTCTCGTGACTACATTGAAACGGGAAACTATCTGGAATGCACTTTTCCATTCATGGGCGTCCGCTTTATTTCCATCAACGACGGCTATGACAGTGACGATTACAAAGGCACAACGGGCGGTCTGGAAGTGGTTATGCGCAGCATCATCTACGCCGCATACAGCAAAGACCTTTCCGTAAAGACCACATCGGCAAAAATCCAGATGATGAAGCAGGGCAAGTATGTCGGTGGCTACGCCCCATACGGCTACGTCCTGCATCCCACCATTCGGAACAAACTTGCCGTAGACCCGGAGGCGGCTGATGTGATCCGTCGTATTTTCCGCGAGGCGCTGGAAGGCAGCAACACCTCTCAGATCGCCCGCAGCCTGAATGATGACGGCATCCCGACGCCGGGGCAATACTTCAAGAGCAAGCATCCCGACAAGAAGAAGTTCAGTAACATGAGCGAGAAAATCAGTTGGGAAACCGTGATGGTCTATAACATCCTCAAAAACCTTGTTTACACCGGAACACTGGTCAGCCGCAAAATGAAGTCCTGCGGTGTCGGCTCAAAAAAACGTGTTGTCAATGAGCCGATTATCGTAGAAGGTACGCATGAAGCGATTATCAGCAAGGAAGACTTTGAGCTTGCTCAGAAGGTCATTCGAGGCGGAGGACGGAATCCCACGCGCAAGCAGCATGACTATCCGCTCAAGGGACTCGTCCGCTGCGGTAACTGTAAACGTGCTATGACACGCCGAAAGAACAAGGCTGGCATTCGATACTTCCAGTGCATTCACTCGGTCAACAACGGAAACACAGACTGTCCGGTTGGCAGGAGCTTTCCGGAAATGGATATTGAGAAGGTTGTCTTCCATGCCCTTACTCAGTTTCTTGCTTTGGCACAGAAGGAAGCAATACAGAACCGCGAAGTCGGTGATCTGCGGAAATCTGCCATCAAGGAATGTGCTGATAAAATCCGCACTCTGCAAAAGCAGAACGAGCAGCACAAGGCGTCCAAGCTGAGGCTCTACGAGAAGTATGCAGCCGGAAGCATCACGAAGGAGGCGTACATTCAGCAGAAGGCGGCAGCGGATGTGAAGATTGCTGAAAACGATGGAGTAATCCAGCGCAGTCACGAACGGATGAAGGAGCTTGACTCCGAGACCGCCTGTTCAGATGAAAAGCTGGATGCGGTCTGCGAACAGTACGCCGACTGCAAAGCTCTGACCTATGAGCTGACCCACGCATTCATTTCTGCGGTCTACATTTACGATCTTGACAACATAGAAATCGTCTGGAAGTTCAAGGACTTCCTCACTACATCAGAAGGAGAAGCCAAATGA
- a CDS encoding recombinase family protein, with amino-acid sequence MKVFLYTRVACADQLAAADQREELERYAKDKGYEVAAAVAADGISGVHTEGIMNFLLNEAKRQDIGTILTRDTSRISRDTSSFMRFERKFRENGIRFEYLSKPDNELPVTPMMEAFAAAYKKRRTKNGTRA; translated from the coding sequence ATGAAAGTATTTCTTTATACCCGCGTTGCCTGTGCGGATCAGCTTGCGGCAGCAGACCAGCGGGAAGAGCTGGAACGCTATGCGAAGGACAAAGGCTATGAGGTGGCTGCTGCTGTGGCGGCAGACGGCATCTCCGGCGTCCATACGGAAGGTATCATGAACTTCCTGCTGAACGAAGCCAAGCGTCAGGACATCGGTACGATCCTCACCCGCGACACCTCGCGAATCAGCCGGGACACTTCCTCTTTCATGAGGTTTGAGCGAAAGTTTCGGGAGAACGGCATTCGGTTCGAATATCTGTCCAAGCCTGACAACGAGCTTCCGGTCACTCCGATGATGGAGGCATTTGCGGCGGCGTATAAGAAGCGTCGCACAAAGAACGGCACAAGAGCATAG
- a CDS encoding recombinase family protein, whose protein sequence is MTQEDLSRLGRNYAETGRYLEEIFPRLGIRFIAVNDQYDSASNTDSVQQMAVFKNVFNDLYAADASAKVRTSLGILKRQGKFLGRQAPYGYRIDPDDRYHLLPDEETAPTVRRIFALFLGGASRTRIAKVLNREGIPSPAAQKQMTDKSRRFTGLWNAETIRRILSHPVYQGDMAQQFTRTINYKVHNRRRVDPEDWIVVKNTHTPLVSREDFALAQQMQKVRTYETTDHPHLLTGIAYCADCGSPLYAKKRGKYWYLNCYGYYRDPTAHHCTSHSIREDVVVQAVVDALRALAQNQVDSKAMARKRAQKQQGRQDLKSRRSKLEQQMESARKTRLGAYKDKAAGILREDEFSYISQNLRKEEERCQKELEQLAHLENDLDQTDAIEKKIRTFLQFDHLEKGQLQQLVRRVEVDAHKHITVTFNFMEPGKKAD, encoded by the coding sequence TTGACACAAGAAGACCTTTCCCGTCTGGGGCGCAACTATGCCGAGACCGGGCGATATCTGGAAGAAATCTTCCCGCGTTTGGGAATCCGGTTCATCGCCGTAAACGATCAATACGACTCTGCCAGCAACACCGACAGTGTCCAGCAGATGGCCGTATTCAAAAATGTATTCAACGATTTATATGCCGCCGATGCCAGTGCCAAGGTGAGGACCTCTCTGGGCATCCTCAAGCGGCAGGGCAAATTCCTGGGGCGGCAGGCGCCCTATGGGTACCGCATCGACCCCGATGACAGATATCATCTTCTGCCCGATGAGGAGACAGCTCCCACGGTGCGGCGCATCTTTGCGCTGTTTCTGGGCGGAGCCAGCCGTACCCGGATTGCCAAGGTCCTCAATCGGGAGGGGATTCCCTCGCCGGCAGCCCAAAAGCAGATGACCGACAAGAGCCGCCGTTTTACGGGGCTGTGGAATGCGGAGACCATCCGGCGAATCCTGAGCCATCCGGTGTATCAGGGCGATATGGCCCAGCAGTTCACCCGCACGATCAACTATAAGGTGCACAATCGCCGCCGGGTCGATCCCGAGGACTGGATCGTGGTGAAAAACACCCATACGCCACTGGTCAGCCGGGAAGACTTCGCCCTGGCGCAGCAGATGCAGAAGGTCCGTACATACGAAACCACCGACCATCCCCATCTGCTCACCGGCATTGCCTACTGCGCCGACTGCGGCAGCCCCCTCTATGCCAAAAAGAGGGGAAAGTACTGGTATCTGAATTGCTATGGATACTATCGCGACCCCACAGCACATCACTGTACCTCGCACAGCATCCGGGAAGATGTGGTGGTGCAGGCGGTGGTGGATGCGCTGCGTGCATTGGCACAGAATCAGGTGGATTCCAAGGCGATGGCCCGCAAGCGTGCGCAAAAGCAGCAGGGACGGCAGGATCTGAAAAGCCGCCGCAGCAAGCTGGAACAGCAGATGGAATCAGCACGCAAAACCCGGTTGGGTGCCTACAAGGATAAAGCCGCCGGGATCTTGCGTGAGGATGAGTTTTCCTATATCTCTCAGAATCTGCGCAAGGAGGAGGAACGCTGTCAAAAGGAACTGGAACAACTGGCACACTTGGAAAACGATCTGGACCAGACGGATGCCATCGAAAAAAAGATCCGGACGTTTCTGCAATTCGATCATCTGGAAAAAGGACAGCTGCAGCAGCTGGTACGCCGTGTGGAGGTGGATGCCCACAAGCATATTACCGTTACCTTTAATTTCATGGAGCCGGGGAAAAAGGCTGATTGA
- a CDS encoding class II glutamine amidotransferase, which produces MTRLAACPTPGPSASSLLVVEQHGTRYRCTGIAYNIHDRLHIYKRPKPANKTLLLTSASVRVVMGHVRMTTQGNAQSNYNNHPFPGNLDGHLPGNGPDFAIAHDGILNNALLLRHQLHLPKTRIETDIYVAVQMLTSTGTLGIPVLTDIAKQLKGTFALTILDKLYSLYFVRGNNPAW; this is translated from the coding sequence GTGACCCGTCTCGCAGCCTGCCCCACGCCAGGCCCGTCAGCGTCTTCGCTCCTTGTCGTTGAGCAGCATGGTACAAGGTACCGATGCACCGGTATTGCCTACAACATCCATGACCGGCTGCACATCTACAAACGCCCCAAACCCGCCAACAAGACACTGCTTCTGACATCTGCCTCCGTCCGTGTAGTCATGGGCCATGTACGGATGACTACACAAGGGAATGCCCAGTCCAATTATAACAATCATCCCTTTCCCGGCAATCTGGACGGACACCTTCCCGGCAACGGTCCCGACTTTGCCATTGCCCACGACGGCATTCTGAACAATGCTCTTCTGCTGCGCCATCAGCTGCATCTGCCCAAGACGCGGATCGAGACAGACATCTATGTTGCCGTGCAGATGCTTACATCCACCGGAACACTGGGCATACCAGTATTGACGGATATTGCCAAGCAGCTGAAAGGAACCTTCGCACTGACCATTCTGGACAAGCTGTACAGCCTCTACTTCGTGCGGGGCAACAATCCCGCCTGGTAA
- a CDS encoding CatB-related O-acetyltransferase, with protein sequence MAVILEKTAVCQERELANTVQSLGMSNLLREHILQRTGFLHIPGFFSIKTEGICSYTQEQRFEEYRYVDDDKRYFCEIGNDVWIGSDVIILQGVKIGNGAIVASGAVVTKDVPDFAIVGGVPAKIIRYRFTKDEINFLNQLQWWNRQEKWIQNHALYFSDIKLLKDRVEKSDERKYKRL encoded by the coding sequence ATGGCAGTTATATTAGAGAAAACAGCAGTTTGCCAAGAACGAGAATTGGCAAATACTGTTCAATCTCTTGGAATGTCAAACTTGTTGCGGGAACACATCCTGCAAAGAACTGGGTTTCTACATATCCCAGGTTTCTTCTCAATAAAAACCGAGGGCATCTGTTCATATACACAGGAACAGCGTTTTGAAGAGTATCGCTATGTGGATGATGACAAACGGTATTTTTGTGAGATTGGCAATGATGTTTGGATAGGCAGTGATGTAATTATACTGCAGGGAGTTAAAATCGGAAACGGCGCGATCGTTGCTTCTGGCGCAGTTGTCACGAAAGATGTGCCTGATTTTGCAATTGTCGGAGGAGTCCCCGCGAAGATTATTCGGTACAGATTCACCAAGGATGAAATAAACTTTCTAAATCAATTGCAATGGTGGAATCGACAAGAAAAATGGATACAAAACCATGCTTTATATTTCTCGGATATAAAACTACTAAAAGACCGTGTTGAAAAATCAGATGAGAGAAAATACAAGAGATTATAA